A stretch of Equus przewalskii isolate Varuska chromosome 11, EquPr2, whole genome shotgun sequence DNA encodes these proteins:
- the TTC9C gene encoding tetratricopeptide repeat protein 9C — MEKRLQEAQLYKEKGNQRYREGKYRDAVSRYHRALLQLRGLDPSLPSPIPNLGPQGPALTPEQENILHTTQTDCYNNLAACLLQMEPVNYERVKEYSQKVLERQPDNAKALYRAGVAFFHLQDYDQARHYLLAAVNRQPKDANVRRYLQLTQSELSSYHRKEKQLYLGMFG; from the exons ATGGAGAAGCGCCTACAGGAGGCTCAGCTGTACAAGGAAAAAGGCAACCAGCGTTACCGGGAAGGGAAGTACCGAGATGCTGTGAGTAGGTACCATCGAGCTTTGCTTCAGCTGCGGGGTCTGGATCCAAGTCTGCCCTCCCCGATACCTAATCTAGGACCTCAGGGCCCGGCTCTCACACCTGAACAAGAAAACATACTGCACACCACCCAGACAGACTGCTACAACAATCTAGCTG CCTGTCTCCTTCAGATGGAACCAGTAAACTACGAACGAGTGAAAGAATACAGTCAGAAAGTCCTGGAACGACAGCCTGATAATGCCAAGGCCTTGTATCGGGCTGGAGTGGCCTTTTTCCATCTGCAAGACTATGACCAGGCTCGGCACTACCTCCTGGCTGCTGTCAACAGGCAACCaaaag ACGCCAATGTCCGGCGGTACCTCCAGCTAACACAGTCGGAACTCAGCAGCTACCACCGGAAAGAGAAGCAGCTCTACCTGGGCATGTTTGGttaa